A single genomic interval of Shewanella psychropiezotolerans harbors:
- the ltaE gene encoding low-specificity L-threonine aldolase produces the protein MIDFRSDTVTKPTTAMREAIANAEVGDDVYGDDPTVNSLEAMAAEMYGFDGALFTSSGTQANLLALMAHCERGDEYICGQQAHNYKFEGGGAAVLGSIQPQPLTNQADGSILLTDIQAAIKPDDVHFAHTQLLSLENTIGGKVLPQAYLAQAQTLAFDNKLKIHLDGARVANAAVAQNIAIGDITQYFDSVSICLSKGLCAPVGSLLLGDERLIHKARRWRKMLGGGMRQAGILAAAAKLAITDQVDRLAIDHDNARYLAECLSELDEFEIEAQQVQTNMLFAEVKQDVDIKHIATELKSLGILISPGSTLRLVTHADISRADIDSFIAKLKGLLA, from the coding sequence ATGATCGATTTTCGCAGTGATACAGTAACCAAGCCAACGACTGCAATGCGCGAGGCAATAGCCAATGCCGAAGTAGGGGATGATGTTTATGGCGATGATCCTACGGTAAACAGTTTAGAGGCCATGGCCGCCGAGATGTATGGCTTCGATGGTGCCTTATTCACTTCATCAGGTACTCAAGCAAACTTATTGGCCTTGATGGCTCATTGTGAACGTGGCGATGAGTATATTTGTGGCCAGCAGGCTCATAACTACAAGTTTGAAGGAGGCGGCGCGGCGGTACTTGGCAGCATCCAGCCTCAACCGCTGACTAACCAAGCAGACGGCAGTATCTTGCTCACCGACATTCAGGCTGCAATTAAGCCTGATGATGTCCACTTTGCTCACACTCAATTGCTCAGCCTCGAGAACACCATTGGGGGGAAAGTCTTGCCGCAGGCCTATTTGGCACAAGCGCAAACGTTAGCATTCGACAATAAGCTGAAAATCCACTTAGATGGTGCTCGAGTCGCTAATGCGGCCGTTGCGCAAAATATCGCTATCGGTGACATCACCCAATATTTTGATTCCGTTTCTATCTGCCTCTCTAAAGGCCTGTGTGCTCCGGTAGGCTCCTTGCTTTTAGGTGATGAGCGCTTAATTCATAAAGCCAGGCGCTGGCGTAAGATGCTTGGCGGTGGCATGCGCCAAGCCGGTATTTTAGCCGCAGCGGCTAAACTTGCTATCACTGACCAAGTCGATCGCCTGGCTATCGATCATGACAACGCGCGCTATTTAGCTGAGTGTTTGTCTGAGCTTGATGAATTTGAGATAGAAGCTCAGCAGGTGCAAACCAATATGCTGTTTGCCGAGGTGAAGCAAGATGTAGACATCAAGCATATCGCGACCGAGCTTAAGTCTCTGGGGATATTAATCAGCCCGGGTTCTACTTTGAGGTTAGTGACTCATGCCGATATCAGCCGAGCCGATATCGATAGCTTTATCGCTAAACTAAAAGGCTTGCTGGCTTAA